The Balneolales bacterium ANBcel1 genomic sequence CCGGGCTGTGACTCCGGCGGGACCTTGATTTTCACGTTGCCGGTCATGGTGGGAACGGTGACGACCCCGCCAAGCAGCAGCTGATACAACCCGACATCGATGGTGGTATACAGATCATCTCCTTCGCGAGTGAACACGTCATGGGGTTTGATTTTGATCCGTATGTAGAGATCGCCGGCTTCCCCTCCATTCGTGCCCGGTAATCCCTTGCCCCGCAGCTTGAGTTTCCGGCCTTCGGGGATGCCTTTCGGGACTTTGATTTTCATCGGTCTTTTGTTGACACGCACCGACTTTTCAACTCCTTTATACGCTTCCTCCAGACTTATTTCCAGTTCGGCATTTACATCCTTGCCCTTGCGGGTCGCCGTATCTGCCCCCCACTGGTATGCGGTGTCGCGGAAATCGGCGCCGGGGCGGGTGCGGCGTTGCTGTTGTTGCGATCTGCCAAATCCTCCGCCGAAAACCTGCTCAAAAAACTCGGAAAAATCACCGCCCGAGAAAAAATCACCTCCGGTTTGTGATCGATGCTGGCGTCCGGCCCGACCAGCACCCTGGTCGCGTGCCCATTGCTGCCAGTTGAACCCGCCGCTTTGGCCGCCTCCCTGCTCACCGGCCCGTTTGTAGTGTTTCCAATCGGCACCGAGCTGGTCATAGAGCTTGCGATTTTCATCGTTGCCAAGCACTTCGTATGCCTCACTGATTTCATTGAATTTCTTGGCCGCACCCTTGTCATCCGGATTGACATCCGGGTGGTGCTTTCTGGCCAGTTTTCTGTAGGCCTTCTTGATCTCGTCTTTGGAAGCCTGTTTACCGACTCCCAGAGTTTTGTAGTAATCTTTATAATTCATGATCCAATATCGTATTAAAAACTGACAAAGTGGCAAAAATATGGTCAGCCTGTGGCCTGCTGCAGCTTTGACAGACGATAAAAGCCGTATCTATTCGGTATTCCGTTGTACAGCTATCCGGTGCAAAATCCCTGCCATTAATTCTTTAACTGCGATTTGTCGCAAATTTGTCAAAAAAAAGCCCCGGCTAAACATGTCAACCGGGGCTTTATCAGTTAAGGGAGCACAAAACTGCGTCTGGCGGCAACAACGCCATCCCTGCTGTTGCGCAGTTCGATCAGATCAGGAGCTTTGAAGTTCAAATGCAATAAACAGCCGGCTGTTGCCCCGAATAACCTGGAGCAGCAGTGATTCTCCGGTTTCCATGGCCGAAATCGCTTCGTTAAACTCCACA encodes the following:
- a CDS encoding J domain-containing protein, with amino-acid sequence MNYKDYYKTLGVGKQASKDEIKKAYRKLARKHHPDVNPDDKGAAKKFNEISEAYEVLGNDENRKLYDQLGADWKHYKRAGEQGGGQSGGFNWQQWARDQGAGRAGRQHRSQTGGDFFSGGDFSEFFEQVFGGGFGRSQQQQRRTRPGADFRDTAYQWGADTATRKGKDVNAELEISLEEAYKGVEKSVRVNKRPMKIKVPKGIPEGRKLKLRGKGLPGTNGGEAGDLYIRIKIKPHDVFTREGDDLYTTIDVGLYQLLLGGVVTVPTMTGNVKIKVPPESQPGKVMRIAGYGMPVLQSEEKKGHLYATLQVKLPEKLTGKEKKLFRELADIRGEKTA